The Equus asinus isolate D_3611 breed Donkey chromosome 22, EquAss-T2T_v2, whole genome shotgun sequence genome has a segment encoding these proteins:
- the LOC139041595 gene encoding uncharacterized protein isoform X4: MFIVMVGSSETTERDISGRNIKNFKEELQVAGQKPEGEVEERCTAVLVAVGSQFPGMVIVKLWDRLHLHNMPPRSLLVAVGKLSSCQGTASHISATWEHILHLLRMIHEEDDMLVICHVLNGLVINARKHLDLGANDDEVMDITQEGVSIKAYNTFRVLFSHWSLKSKNK; this comes from the exons ATGTTTATAGTTATGGTAGGTTCCTCAGAGACCACTGAAAGGGACATCTCAGGAAGGAACATCAAGAACTTTAAGGAGGAACTCCAAGTTGCTGGTCAG aagccagagggagaagtggaggAGAGATGTACTGCGGTCCTAGTGGCTGTGGGGTCCCAGTTCCCAGGAATGGTCATTGTCAAGCTGTGGGACAGATTGCATCTGCACAACATGCCCCCAAGAAGCCTTCTGGTTGCAGTAGGAAAACTCAGCAGCTGCCAGG GTACAGCCTCCCACATTAGTGCCACATGGGAACATATCCTGCACCTTCTGAGGATGATCCATGAAGAGGATGACATGTTGGTGATATGTCATG TGCTCAACGGATTGGTCATCAATGCTCGGAAGCATCTGGATCTGGGTGCTAATGATGATGAAGTGATGGACATCACACAAGAGGGAGTGTCCATCAAGGCCTACAATACCTTCCGGGTTCTCTTCAGCCATTGGTCCCTGAAGAGCAAGAACAA GTGA